The genomic window AGGCCGGCCTCTACTACTACTTCGACTCCAAAGACACGATCCTGCACCAGCTCACCCGGCCGCTGCTCGACGAACTGGACGCGGTGCTGGCCGCGGCCGAGTCCGAACCGACCGCAGAGGCGGTGCGGTGGCGCGCGATCGAAGGCTACGTCGATGTGCACCTGCGTCACCGCCACACGCTGACCATGCTCGTCAGAGATATGACCCTGCTGGTCGAGGCCCCGGTCGGCGACCGTTTCCGGACCGCGATCGCCTTGGCTAACGAGCTGGTGGCGGGTCCAGGGGCCGGGATCGAGCAGCGGGTGCGGGCCTCCCAGGTGGTTGCGGGCCTGGCCGATCCGGTGGTGCTGTTCCGCCACGAACCGGCCGACCGGCTCCGGTGGCTGATCCTGGACGGCGCCCGGGCGCTGCTGGGTGAACCAGGCCCGGCTCGGCCGCGCGGGCGGGCCAGAGGCCGTAACGGCGGGCGGCCCGTGAAGCTCACCGGCGAACAGGTCGAACAGGCGCGCTCGCTGTACGCCGACGGTGCCGACGCCGAGGAACTCGCCCATCGGTTCGGCGTATCGCGCGCGACTCTCTACCGCCATCTCAAAAACAAATAGTTATGAGATCTGATTATGAGATGCGACCTCCCGGCCCTGCTCGTCAGCGCAGGAATTCGCTGATCATCGAATTGGCTGGGGTCGGGCAGTCCTCATGGACGGTGTGTCCGCAACCGGGGAGGGTGGCCGCGGTGGCACCCGGGATCCGTGCCGCCAGTCCGTGCGCCTGCGAGGCGGGCAGCCAGGTGTCCTCGGCGCCCCAGAGCACCAGCGTGGGCGCGGTGATCCGGCCGAGCCAGGCGTCGGTGAGCCGATAGTCGAGGTTGCGCCACAGTGCCAGGAAGCCGGCACGGTTGGCGGGCCGGGAGAATGGTGCGTAGAGCTCGTCGATTACCTCGTCGGTTACCAGTTCGCGGTTGTGGAAGGTGCCGCGGATGCTCTCGGCATACAAGGTACGGTCGGTCAGGGTGGTGGCTAGCTCGCCGAGCACGGGTGTGGTGAACAACGGTGTGGTTGGGGCCTTTTCGGCGTCCAGTCCGGGCGCGTCGAGCAGGACGAGGCGTTCGACGCGGTCGGGGTGCTCTTCGGCGAAGTACAGGCTCCAGGCCCCGCCCCAGGAGTGGCCAACGAGAGCTGCCCGGTGCAGACCGAGGGCATCGAGGAAAGTCGCGAGCGCCCGCGACATGGCGGGCAGGTCGTAGGCGAAATCGCGCCGGTGCAGTTCGGTGAATCCCTGGCTGGGTAGGTCTACGGTGTAGACGGTGTGCTCAGCCGCCAGAGCCGGGACCGTATCCCGCCAGGAATACCCCCACAGCCCACCCCCGGCGATCAGCACGACGGGCGACCCGGCGCCGGTCCGGGTGTAGTGGAAGCGAGCGAGATCGGTGT from Nocardia iowensis includes these protein-coding regions:
- a CDS encoding TetR family transcriptional regulator, giving the protein MTFERILAAARTLFAARGYRATSMQAIADEVGITKAGLYYYFDSKDTILHQLTRPLLDELDAVLAAAESEPTAEAVRWRAIEGYVDVHLRHRHTLTMLVRDMTLLVEAPVGDRFRTAIALANELVAGPGAGIEQRVRASQVVAGLADPVVLFRHEPADRLRWLILDGARALLGEPGPARPRGRARGRNGGRPVKLTGEQVEQARSLYADGADAEELAHRFGVSRATLYRHLKNK
- a CDS encoding alpha/beta fold hydrolase — translated: MTSKLLKTFAAVAVALVGALTIHAPVASGQPQSSQYLTRVESSFVDTDLARFHYTRTGAGSPVVLIAGGGLWGYSWRDTVPALAAEHTVYTVDLPSQGFTELHRRDFAYDLPAMSRALATFLDALGLHRAALVGHSWGGAWSLYFAEEHPDRVERLVLLDAPGLDAEKAPTTPLFTTPVLGELATTLTDRTLYAESIRGTFHNRELVTDEVIDELYAPFSRPANRAGFLALWRNLDYRLTDAWLGRITAPTLVLWGAEDTWLPASQAHGLAARIPGATAATLPGCGHTVHEDCPTPANSMISEFLR